In Dromaius novaehollandiae isolate bDroNov1 chromosome 2, bDroNov1.hap1, whole genome shotgun sequence, one DNA window encodes the following:
- the LOC112984041 gene encoding patched domain-containing protein 3 isoform X2, producing MAQPRHPAGGCSCRNTNCVERPLTQLFKGLGRMVAACPWPFLLAPLLLSAGLGSGFLRLRQLQANDIEEQFTPTRGPAKAERDFVRRHFPTNDSAYFSAPRLPTEGAYAALIATAVAGGSVLSDAALGEVRRLDAAVRALGDYEQLCARRGAACAAANPLLPLLGSGGGAAAASSLSFPLSNGTFLGAALGGVQTGDGGRLLAARALKLTYYLREDGPAEAAGRRWLEDFIRLVPDVLRALNFTAIEVTYFTSLSRQKEFEGNTKTVIPLFSITYFLTITFSIVSCLRLSCIRNNIWLASCGVVSAGLAVLSSFGLMLYCGVPFVVTVANAPFLILGVGVDDMFIMIACWEKSARENKKDTKARMAKTYAEAAVSVTITTLTDVLAFFIGTWTAFPSVRSFCLYTGTAFIFCYIYTMTFFGAILVLNHKREERNQHWLTCMPVKTGKDKTSKSCLYNACCIGSRSSESSDSESEHLMSKFFKSHYGPFFTNKWVKLFVVLLYGAYLASSLYGCTQIREGIDLRNLASDDSYVIPYYDDDDKYFSEYGPRVMVVITESVEYWNQSVRMAIENCMQSLEGISYVDRNLSESWLTVYTKITESASVDHFMNTLPILFQYYPDFEWDINKTQDKIEASRFFIQTVNVTSAVDEKNLLNQLRDTAEQCSIPLMVYHPAFIYYDQYLVIVQNTIQNILTAAGAMLIVSLLLIPNPFCCVWVTFAIASVIVGVAGFMTFWRVNLDSISMINLVICIGFSVDFSAHISYAFVSSEKPSANERAIEALHLLGYPVLQGAISTILGVVVLAAAKTYIFRTFFKIMFLVILFGAVHGLIFIPVFLTFFGNFGRSPHNTVSEDILKPETRFRKDKDCP from the exons ATGGCGCAGCCGCGGCACCCTGCGGGCGGCTGCTCCTGCCGCAACACGAACTGCGTGGAGCGGCCGCTGACGCAACTCTTCAAGGGGCTCGGGCGGATGGTGGCCGCCTGCCCCTGGCCCTTCCTGCTGGCGCCACTGCTGCTCtcggccgggctgggctccggcTTCCTCCGCCTGCGGCAGCTGCAGGCGAACGACATCGAGGAGCAGTTCACGCCGACGCGGGGCCCCGCCAAGGCCGAGCGGGACTTCGTGCGGCGCCACTTCCCCACCAACGACTCGGCGTACTTCTCCGCGCCGCGGCTGCCCACGGAGGGCGCCTACGCCGCCCTCATCGCCAcggcggtggcggggggctcCGTGCTCAGCGACGCGGCGCTGGGCGAGGTGCGGCGGCTGGACGCGGCCGTGCGCGCCCTGGGCGACTACGAGCAGCTctgcgcccgccgcggcgccgcctgcgccgccgccaacccgctgctgccgctgctgggcagcggcgggggcgccgcggccgcgagCAGCCTCAGCTTCCCCCTCAGCAACGGCACCTTCCTGGGGGCCGCGCTGGGCGGCGTGCAGACGGGCGacggcgggcggctgctggcggcgcggGCGCTGAAGCTGACATACTACCTGCGGGAGGACGGCCCCGCCGAGGCGGCGGGCCGCCGCTGGCTGGAGGACTTCATCCGGCTCGTCCCCGACGTCCTGCGCGCCTTGAACTTCACCGCCATCGAG GTGACTTACTTTACCTCACTGTCCAGACAGAAGGAGTTCGAAGGAAACACCAAGACGGTGATCCCGCTGTTTTCCATAACTTATTTTTTGACAATAACCTTTTCAATTGTCTCTTGCCTAAG actgaGCTGTATAAGAAATAATATCTGGCTTGCAAGCTGTGGAGTGGTTTCTGCTGGTTTAGCTGTGTTAAGCAGCTTCGGATTGATGCTGTACTGTGGAGTGCCATTTGTCGTCACTGTAGCAAATGCACCATTTCTTATTCTGG gAGTTGGTGTTGATGACATGTTCATCATGATTGCTTGCTGGGAGAAAAgtgcaagagaaaacaaaaaagacactAAAGCCCGAATGGCTAAGACTTATGCAGAGGCGGCAGTTTCTGTTACAATTACCACTCTCACAGATGTTTTAGCCTTCTTCATTGGCACCTGGACTGCTTTTCCATCTGTGAGATCATTTTGCCTCTACACAGGCACTGCTTTCATCTTCTGCTATATATATACCATGACCTTCTTTGGGGCAATTCTTGTACTAAATCataaaagggaggaaagaaaccaacACTGGTTAACTTGCATGCCTGTGAAAACAGGTAAAGATAAGACTAGTAAGTCCTGCTTGTACAATGCATGTTGTATAGGCAGCCGTTCTAGTGAGTCGTCGGACTCAGAAAGCGAACATCTAATGAGCAAATTCTTTAAAAGCCATTATGGTCCTTTCTTTACAAATAAATGGGTCAAGCTATTTGTGGTATTGCTGTATGGAGCATATCTGGCTAGTAGTCTTTATGGATGTACTCAGATCAGGGAAGGCATAGATCTTCGAAATCTGGCTAGTGATGACTCTTATGTTATTCCATACTATGACGATGATGACAAATATTTCTCAGAATATGGACCCAGGGTCATGGTTGTCATTACTGAAAGTGTAGAATACTGGAATCAGTCTGTTCGAATGGCCATTGAGAACTGCATGCAGAGCTTGGAGGGCATTTCCTATGTAGATAGGAACCTCTCGGAGTCATGGCTGACAGTATACACAAAAATCACTGAAAGTGCTTCAGTAGATCATTTCATGAATACTTTACCAATACTGTTCCAGTATTATCCAGATTTTGAGTGGGACATTAACAAGACTCAGGATAAAATTGAAGCTTCACGTTTCTTCATCCAAACTGTGAATGTTACCTCAGCTGTTgatgagaaaaatcttttaaaccaATTGAGAGACACAGCCGAGCAGTGCAGTATTCCATTAATGGTGTACCACCCAGCATTCATCTACTACGATCAGTACCTGGTTATAGTGCAGAACACCATTCAGAAcatcctcactgctgctggggccATGCTCATTGTCTCTCTCTTACTTATTCCCAACCCATTCTGTTGTGTGTGGGTAACTTTTGCTATAGCTTCTGTTATAGTTGGTGTTGCCGGTTTCATGACGTTTTGGCGTGTCAATCTAGATTCCATATCCATGATCAACCTTGTCATCTGTATAGGATTTTCAGTAGATTTTTCTGCTCATATTTCCTATGCTTTTGTTTCCAGTGAAAAGCCATCAGCGAATGAAAGGGCAATAGAAGCTCTGCACCTGTTAGGTTACCCGGTATTACAAGGTGCAATTTCTACTATATTAGGAGTAGTTGTATTGGCTGCAGCAAAAACATACATCTTCAGAACATTTTTCAAGATCATGTTTCTTGTTATTTTGTTTGGGGCTGTTCATGGtcttatttttattccagtatttttaaccttttttggaAATTTTGGCAGATCACCCCACAATACAGTATCTGAAGACATCCTCAAGCCAGAAACTAGGTTTAGGAAAGATAAAGACTGTCCATAA
- the LOC112984041 gene encoding patched domain-containing protein 3 isoform X1, whose protein sequence is MAQPRHPAGGCSCRNTNCVERPLTQLFKGLGRMVAACPWPFLLAPLLLSAGLGSGFLRLRQLQANDIEEQFTPTRGPAKAERDFVRRHFPTNDSAYFSAPRLPTEGAYAALIATAVAGGSVLSDAALGEVRRLDAAVRALGDYEQLCARRGAACAAANPLLPLLGSGGGAAAASSLSFPLSNGTFLGAALGGVQTGDGGRLLAARALKLTYYLREDGPAEAAGRRWLEDFIRLVPDVLRALNFTAIEQVTYFTSLSRQKEFEGNTKTVIPLFSITYFLTITFSIVSCLRLSCIRNNIWLASCGVVSAGLAVLSSFGLMLYCGVPFVVTVANAPFLILGVGVDDMFIMIACWEKSARENKKDTKARMAKTYAEAAVSVTITTLTDVLAFFIGTWTAFPSVRSFCLYTGTAFIFCYIYTMTFFGAILVLNHKREERNQHWLTCMPVKTGKDKTSKSCLYNACCIGSRSSESSDSESEHLMSKFFKSHYGPFFTNKWVKLFVVLLYGAYLASSLYGCTQIREGIDLRNLASDDSYVIPYYDDDDKYFSEYGPRVMVVITESVEYWNQSVRMAIENCMQSLEGISYVDRNLSESWLTVYTKITESASVDHFMNTLPILFQYYPDFEWDINKTQDKIEASRFFIQTVNVTSAVDEKNLLNQLRDTAEQCSIPLMVYHPAFIYYDQYLVIVQNTIQNILTAAGAMLIVSLLLIPNPFCCVWVTFAIASVIVGVAGFMTFWRVNLDSISMINLVICIGFSVDFSAHISYAFVSSEKPSANERAIEALHLLGYPVLQGAISTILGVVVLAAAKTYIFRTFFKIMFLVILFGAVHGLIFIPVFLTFFGNFGRSPHNTVSEDILKPETRFRKDKDCP, encoded by the exons ATGGCGCAGCCGCGGCACCCTGCGGGCGGCTGCTCCTGCCGCAACACGAACTGCGTGGAGCGGCCGCTGACGCAACTCTTCAAGGGGCTCGGGCGGATGGTGGCCGCCTGCCCCTGGCCCTTCCTGCTGGCGCCACTGCTGCTCtcggccgggctgggctccggcTTCCTCCGCCTGCGGCAGCTGCAGGCGAACGACATCGAGGAGCAGTTCACGCCGACGCGGGGCCCCGCCAAGGCCGAGCGGGACTTCGTGCGGCGCCACTTCCCCACCAACGACTCGGCGTACTTCTCCGCGCCGCGGCTGCCCACGGAGGGCGCCTACGCCGCCCTCATCGCCAcggcggtggcggggggctcCGTGCTCAGCGACGCGGCGCTGGGCGAGGTGCGGCGGCTGGACGCGGCCGTGCGCGCCCTGGGCGACTACGAGCAGCTctgcgcccgccgcggcgccgcctgcgccgccgccaacccgctgctgccgctgctgggcagcggcgggggcgccgcggccgcgagCAGCCTCAGCTTCCCCCTCAGCAACGGCACCTTCCTGGGGGCCGCGCTGGGCGGCGTGCAGACGGGCGacggcgggcggctgctggcggcgcggGCGCTGAAGCTGACATACTACCTGCGGGAGGACGGCCCCGCCGAGGCGGCGGGCCGCCGCTGGCTGGAGGACTTCATCCGGCTCGTCCCCGACGTCCTGCGCGCCTTGAACTTCACCGCCATCGAG CAGGTGACTTACTTTACCTCACTGTCCAGACAGAAGGAGTTCGAAGGAAACACCAAGACGGTGATCCCGCTGTTTTCCATAACTTATTTTTTGACAATAACCTTTTCAATTGTCTCTTGCCTAAG actgaGCTGTATAAGAAATAATATCTGGCTTGCAAGCTGTGGAGTGGTTTCTGCTGGTTTAGCTGTGTTAAGCAGCTTCGGATTGATGCTGTACTGTGGAGTGCCATTTGTCGTCACTGTAGCAAATGCACCATTTCTTATTCTGG gAGTTGGTGTTGATGACATGTTCATCATGATTGCTTGCTGGGAGAAAAgtgcaagagaaaacaaaaaagacactAAAGCCCGAATGGCTAAGACTTATGCAGAGGCGGCAGTTTCTGTTACAATTACCACTCTCACAGATGTTTTAGCCTTCTTCATTGGCACCTGGACTGCTTTTCCATCTGTGAGATCATTTTGCCTCTACACAGGCACTGCTTTCATCTTCTGCTATATATATACCATGACCTTCTTTGGGGCAATTCTTGTACTAAATCataaaagggaggaaagaaaccaacACTGGTTAACTTGCATGCCTGTGAAAACAGGTAAAGATAAGACTAGTAAGTCCTGCTTGTACAATGCATGTTGTATAGGCAGCCGTTCTAGTGAGTCGTCGGACTCAGAAAGCGAACATCTAATGAGCAAATTCTTTAAAAGCCATTATGGTCCTTTCTTTACAAATAAATGGGTCAAGCTATTTGTGGTATTGCTGTATGGAGCATATCTGGCTAGTAGTCTTTATGGATGTACTCAGATCAGGGAAGGCATAGATCTTCGAAATCTGGCTAGTGATGACTCTTATGTTATTCCATACTATGACGATGATGACAAATATTTCTCAGAATATGGACCCAGGGTCATGGTTGTCATTACTGAAAGTGTAGAATACTGGAATCAGTCTGTTCGAATGGCCATTGAGAACTGCATGCAGAGCTTGGAGGGCATTTCCTATGTAGATAGGAACCTCTCGGAGTCATGGCTGACAGTATACACAAAAATCACTGAAAGTGCTTCAGTAGATCATTTCATGAATACTTTACCAATACTGTTCCAGTATTATCCAGATTTTGAGTGGGACATTAACAAGACTCAGGATAAAATTGAAGCTTCACGTTTCTTCATCCAAACTGTGAATGTTACCTCAGCTGTTgatgagaaaaatcttttaaaccaATTGAGAGACACAGCCGAGCAGTGCAGTATTCCATTAATGGTGTACCACCCAGCATTCATCTACTACGATCAGTACCTGGTTATAGTGCAGAACACCATTCAGAAcatcctcactgctgctggggccATGCTCATTGTCTCTCTCTTACTTATTCCCAACCCATTCTGTTGTGTGTGGGTAACTTTTGCTATAGCTTCTGTTATAGTTGGTGTTGCCGGTTTCATGACGTTTTGGCGTGTCAATCTAGATTCCATATCCATGATCAACCTTGTCATCTGTATAGGATTTTCAGTAGATTTTTCTGCTCATATTTCCTATGCTTTTGTTTCCAGTGAAAAGCCATCAGCGAATGAAAGGGCAATAGAAGCTCTGCACCTGTTAGGTTACCCGGTATTACAAGGTGCAATTTCTACTATATTAGGAGTAGTTGTATTGGCTGCAGCAAAAACATACATCTTCAGAACATTTTTCAAGATCATGTTTCTTGTTATTTTGTTTGGGGCTGTTCATGGtcttatttttattccagtatttttaaccttttttggaAATTTTGGCAGATCACCCCACAATACAGTATCTGAAGACATCCTCAAGCCAGAAACTAGGTTTAGGAAAGATAAAGACTGTCCATAA